In one Pangasianodon hypophthalmus isolate fPanHyp1 chromosome 22, fPanHyp1.pri, whole genome shotgun sequence genomic region, the following are encoded:
- the rpp25l gene encoding ribonuclease P protein subunit p25-like protein → MENYRKAGVVEQPCLCPFNDLLCDGAPVVRVRDGSKIRNLMRFAQSRMEGRAEKPPESGGGGEEAEPSAESQLCRQIVFTGVGPSVSKAITCVEILKRRVGRLHQVTRLVYSSLQETWEPLEPSAGLDSITVTRNIPAIWVLLSRDPLDSNTAGYQAPGSFDALWVQAAAKEERENQRRKSGGRGGGSGRGKGPRRQTTRPRVERKTSGQASGAH, encoded by the coding sequence ATGGAGAACTACAGGAAGGCGGGCGTGGTCGAGCAGCCGTGTCTCTGCCCGTTTAATGACCTCCTCTGTGACGGCGCTCCCGTGGTCCGGGTTCGAGACGGCAGCAAAATCCGCAACCTGATGAGGTTCGCTCAGAGCCGGATGGAGGGCCGGGCGGAGAAGCCGCCAGAGAGCGGCGGAGGCGGAGAGGAAGCGGAACCGAGCGCCGAATCACAGCTGTGTCGTCAGATCGTGTTCACGGGCGTCGGCCCGAGCGTCTCGAAGGCCATCACGTGTGTGGAGATCCTGAAGCGGCGCGTTGGGAGGCTGCACCAGGTCACGCGGCTGGTCTACAGCTCGCTGCAGGAGACGTGGGAGCCGCTGGAGCCGAGCGCCGGCCTCGACAGCATCACCGTGACCCGGAACATCCCCGCCATCTGGGTGCTGCTCTCCAGAGACCCGCTGGACTCGAACACGGCCGGATACCAGGCGCCCGGGAGCTTCGACGCGCTGTGGGTGCAGGCCGCCGCTAAAGAGGAGCGAGAGAATCAGAGGAGGAAGAgcggaggaagaggaggaggaagtggaAGAGGAAAAGGACCACGCAGACAGACGACGCGTCCCAGAGTCGAACGGAAAACTTCAGGACAAGCGTCAGGAGCGCACTGA
- the aste1a gene encoding protein asteroid homolog 1, producing the protein MGVRGLHSYIESNSDFLKTCRFRESKLIIDGSSLYYCLYYRSHVDQAHGGDYDGFEKIVTQFFRNLRICDIEPYVVLDGGDDDSDKKFDTLKTRCQERIRRANALSRGRSGEVLPILIKKVFKQILRKLGIPFIQCLAEADWEVAALASEWNCPVLSNDSDFYIFSNRGGFLPISHFQWRKVSHKSAAKKSIPAKWFGFKNLCTAFNRMNKQLLPLFAIILGNDYTKLDRSSFPNFSKFSTRPGGTAQIDGLLTWLSRFPSPKEAIAALLSPLGKKRKSDNLNTAITQGMAAYQLKPSSIAQFFLSGEPQRRPLGPLQKLPDWTLKPLAEGKLASTIIEVLTLQRVMLNFQVEDFGLSSSSEPSRLIRQVTYGVLLCTRWQTVGKRSTSSGEKQQYNVEEYDRQGMTLTSSMVPAVLPRRVVTHLHLDSLWEAPQHLRLQVILEALGVSPIADSLRVPEGLQLAVYVTCFWLKHAKPEPRAEMFWALLTGLVYGHLCREEQTEKEIEPVISRFKKLQSRKGKKTVDLELAHAYCQWQSCLKDSFTLNQLLNHPVPEPELARLYCGSLVHGAAHELKRGIEPESFLAGAPVAIRLYRNLQAAVERELDGDFVTRMRTRTWPRQHQAPVDELSKAFQHLMDEDEDDEDQCMKDGKVLEETCSVRTRHKTKRRTPKSKSKKQERVSWQ; encoded by the exons ATGGGAGTTCGTGGACTTCACAGCTACATCGAGAGCAACAGTGATTTTCTGAAGACATGCCGCTTTAGAGAAAGCAAACTCATCATCGATGGATCCAGTCTGTACTACTGTCTTTACTACAGGTCTCACGTGGACCAAGCACACGGCGGAGATTACGATGGCTTTGAGAAAATAGTTACACAGTTTTTCAGAAATCTCCGAATCTGCGATATTGAGCCCTACGTGGTGCTCGATGGAGGGGATGATGACAGTGACAAAAAATTTGACACCCTGAAGACAAGATGCCAAGAAAGAATCCGAAGAGCCAATGCCTTGTCCAGGGGCCGTTCAGGAGAAGTTTTACCCATTCTCATCAAAAAAGTGTTCAAGCAGATCCTCCGGAAACTCGGAATTCCCTTCATTCAGTGTCTGGCAGAGGCGGATTGGGAAGTAGCCGCATTGGCCAGCGAGTGGAACTGTCCCGTTCTGTCCAACGACAGCGATTTCTACATCTTCAGCAACCGGGGCGGATTTTTGCCCATCTCTCATTTCCAGTGGAGGAAAGTGAGTCATAAATCCGCTGCCAAAAAAAGCATCCCTGCCAAATGGTTTGGTTTTAAGAACCTTTGTACTGCCTTTAACCGCATGAATAAACAACTTCTTCCACTTTTTGCCATCATCCTGGGCAACGACTACACCAAACTGGACAGGAGTTCATTTCCAAACTTCTCAAAGTTCTCAACCAGACCTGGAGGAACCGCCCAGATCGATGGCTTACTCACGTGGTTATCACGTTTCCCCAGCCCAAAAGAAGCCATCGCTGCTCTCCTCAGCCCCCTGGGGAAGAAGAGGAAATCAGACAACCTTAACACTGCAATAACTCAGGGAATGGCAGCATACCAACTCAAGCCCAGCTCCATTGCCCAGTTCTTCCTAAGCGGAGAACCTCAGAGAAGGCCTCTAGGCCCTTTACAGAAGCTCCCGGACTGGACTCTGAAACCTCTGGCAGAAGGCAAACTGGCTTCCACCATCATTGAAGTCCTGACACTGCAGAGGGTCATGCTGAACTTCCAGGTGGAGGACTTTGGGCtgagcagcagcagcgagcCGTCTCGGCTGATACGACAGGTGACGTACGGCGTACTGCTGTGTACCAGGTGGCAGACAGTCGGTAAACGCAGCACGTCTTCTGGAGAGAAGCAGCAATACAACGTGGAGGAATACGACAGGCAGGGAATGACGCTGACCAGCTCCATGGTTCCAGCTGTTCTCCCGAGACGTGTAGTAACACACCTTCACCTGGACTCACTGTGGGAG GCGCCGCAGCATTTGCGTCTGCAGGTCATTCTGGAGGCTCTTGGTGTGTCTCCGATCGCTGATTCACTCCGTGTCCCTGAAGGTCTGCAGCTAGCCGTGTATGTCACGTGTTTCTGGCTAAAACACGCAAAGCCTGAGCCGAGAGCAGAAATGTTCTGGGCTTTACTGACCGGCCTGGTCTACGGACACCTGTGCAGAGAAGAACAGACCGAGAAAG AGATTGAACCAGTGATTTCAAGGTTTAAAAAGCTGCAGAGTCGTAAGGGTAAGAAGACCGTGGACCTGGAGCTGGCTCACGCTTACTGTCAGTGGCAGTCCTGTCTGAAGGACAGCTTCACTCTGAACCAGCTACTGAATCATCCAGTGCCTGAGCCGGAGTTAGCACG GTTGTACTGCGGCTCTTTGGTGCACGGTGCAGCCCACGAGCTGAAAAGAGGCATCGAACCCGAGTCTTTTCTCGCCGGAGCCCCTGTCGCCATCAGGCTTTACCGAAATCTGCAGGCCGCAGTGGAGCGCGAGCTGGACGGCGACTTCGTCACGAGGATGAGAACAAGGACGTGGCCGAGGCAGCACCAGGCGCCGGTGGACGAACTGAGCAAAGCGTTTCAGCATCTGATGGACGAGGACGAGGATGATGAAGATCAGTGCATGAAGGATGGCAAGGTGCTCGAGGAAACCTGCAGCGTTCGCACGAGACACAAAACCAAACGCAGAACTCCGAAATCCAAGTCTAAGAAGCAGGAGCGCGTGAGCTGGCAGTAa
- the atp2c1 gene encoding calcium-transporting ATPase type 2C member 1 isoform X1, whose amino-acid sequence MLKKKEQLLAESQTQSENETMVPVLTSKRASELPVNEVVCALQADLQFGLSDAEVSRRRAYHGWNEFEISEDEPLWRKYLSQFKDPLIMLLLASAVISVVMRQFDDAVSITVAIIIVVTVAFVQEYRSEKSLEELGKLVPPECHCVREGHLVHMLARELVPGDTVCLSVGERVPADLRLFEAVDLSVDESSLTGETTPCSKTVSPQMVSGDLTSRSNIAFMGTLVCSGKAKGIVIGTGESSEFGEVFKMMQAEESPKTPLQKSMDVLGKQLSLYSFCIIGVIMMVGWLQGKNILDMFTIGVSLAVAAIPEGLPIVVTVTLALGVMRMVNKRAIVKKLPIVETLGCCNVICSDKTGTLTKNEMTVTQIFTSDGQRAEVTGVGYNGAGEVLIDGKMVHGFSNISISKLVEAGCVCNDAVVRNNALMGRPTEGALIALAMKVGLESVQQEFVRLEEIPFSSEQKWMAVRCVHRTQQDKPGEFFVKGAFEKVIQFCKTYHSKGVSVPLSNQQRALYQQEKTYMGSAGLRVLAFASGAEMGSLTFLGLVGIIDPPRSGVKEAVTTLVSSGVSIKMITGDSQETAVAIANRLGLYAKGAQCLSGDEVDVMDIQELSQIVSRTVVFYRASPRHKLKIVKSLQNIGAVVAMTGDGVNDAVALKAADIGVAMGQSGTDVCKEAADMILVDDDFQTIMSAIEEGKGIYNNIKNFVRFQLSTSIAALTLISLATLMNFPTPLNAMQILWINIIMDGPPAQSLGVEPVDGDVIRKPPRNVRDSILTRSLIVKVLVSSFIIVCGTLFVFWRELRDNEITPRDTTMTFTCFVFFDMFNALSSRSQTRMVHEIGLCSNRTFCFAVLASIMGQLLVIYFPPLQKVFQTESLSILDLLFLVCLTSSVCFVSELIKMLERWRGGGEKAEKEECDSFHDV is encoded by the exons cTTGCAGAGAGTCAAACGCAGAGTGAAAATGAGACCATGGTCCCGGTACTAACATCCAAAAGAGCCAGTGAACTTCCTGTCAACGAAGTAGTGTGTGCGCTGCAG gccgACCTGCAGTTTGGTCTCTCTGATGCGGAGGTGAGCAGGAGGAGAGCGTATCACGGCTGGAATGAGTTTGAAATCAGCGAGGACGAGCCGCTCTGGAGGAAGTACCTGTCTCAG tttaagGATCCTCTCATCATGTTGCTCCTGGCGTCGGCGGTGATCAGCGTAGTGATGCGTCAGTTTGACGACGCCGTCAGCATCACCGTG GCCATCATCATCGTCGTTACTGTGGCCTTCGTGCAG GAATACCGCTCGGAGAAATCCCTGGAGGAATTGGGGAAGCTGGTGCCTCCGGAATGTCACTG tgtgagagagGGTCATCTGGTTCACATGCTGGCGAGGGAACTCGTACCTGGAGACACAGTTTGCCTGTCTGTGGGTGAGAGAGTCCCGGCTGACCTCCGCCTTTTTGAG gcagtAGATCTGAGTGTAGATGAGTCCAGTCTGACAGGTGAGACCACGCCCTGCTCTAAGACGGTCTCCCCTCAGATGGTCAGTGGAGATCTCACGTCCCGTAGCAACATCGCCTTCATGGGGACGCTGGTGTGCTCTGGCAAGGCCAAG GGCATCGTCATAGGTACGGGCGAGAGCTCCGAATTCGGAGAAGTCTTCAAAATGATGCAAGCGGAAGAG TCGCCTAAAACGCCGCTGCAGAAGAGCATGGACGTTCTCGGGAAGCAGCTCTCGCTCTACTCCTTCTGCATCATAG GTGTCATCATGATGGTGGGATGGCTGCAGGGGAAAAACATCCTGGACATGTTCACTATCGGAGTCAG cctggCGGTAGCCGCTATCCCTGAAGGCCTGCCCATCGTGGTGACGGTCACGCTCGCTCTGGGAGTGATGAGGATGGTGAACAAGAGAGCCATCGTCAAGAAGCTGCCCATAGTCGAGACACTGG GTTGCTGTAACGTGATCTGCTCGGATAAAACGGGAACGCTGACGAAGAACGAGATGACGGTCACGCAGATCTTCACCTCTGATGGACAGCGTGCGGAG gtgacaGGTGTGGGCTATAACGGAGCAGGTGAGGTGCTCATAGACGGGAAGATGGTTCACGGCTTCTCCAACATCTCCATCAGTAAACTCGTGGAG gctggctgtgtgtgtaacGACGCTGTAGTGAGGAACAACGCGCTGATGGGTCGACCCACAGAGGGCGCTCTCATCGCCCTGGCCATGAAG gTGGGACTGGAAAGCGTGCAGCAGGAGTTTGTGCGTTTGGAAGAGATCCCGTTCTCCTCGGAGCAGAAGTGGATGGCTGTTCGCTGCGTCCATCGCACTCAGCAG GACAAACCCGGAGAGTTTTTCGTGAAAGGAGCCTTCGAGAAAGTGATCCAGTTCTGCAAGACGTACCACAGTAAAGGCGTGTCAGTGCCGCTGAGTAACCAGCAGAGGGCGCTGTACCAGCAGGAGAAGACCTACATGGGCAGTGCGGGACTCAGAG TCCTCGCCTTCGCCTCAGGAGCTGAAATGGGTTCTCTGACGTTCCTCGGTCTGGTCGGCATCATCGATCCTCCGAGGTCGGGCGTTAAGGAAGCCGTGACGACGCTGGTCAGCTCCGGAGTGTCCATCAAGATGATCACCGGAGACTCTCAGGAGACGGCCGTGGCCATCG cgaaTCGTCTGGGTCTGTACGCTAAAGGAGCTCAGTGTTTGTCCGGAGACGAGGTGGATGTCATGGACATTCAGGAGCTCTCGCAGATCGTCTCCAGG acGGTGGTGTTTTACAGAGCAAGTCCCAGACACAAGCTGAAAATAGTCAAG TCTCTGCAGAACATCGGTGCCGTGGTGGCGATGACGGGCGACGGCGTGAACGACGCTGTAGCTCTGAAAGCGGCCGACATCGGCGTGGCGATGGGGCAGTCCGGCACGGACGTGTGTAAGGAAGCGGCGGACATGATCCTGGTGGACGACGACTTCCAGACCATCAT GTCAGCCATCGAGGAGGGAAAAGGCATTTACAACAACATCAAGAACTTTGTGCGTTTTCAGCTCAGCAC GAGTATCGCGGCTCTCACACTCATCTCTCTGGCCACGCTGATGAATTTCCCGACCCCCCTGAACGCCATGCAGATCCTCTGGATCAACATCATCATGGACGGACCTCCAGCTCAGAg TTTGGGCGTTGAGCCCGTGGACGGCGACGTGATCCGTAAACCTCCACGAAACGTGCGAGACAGCATCCTGACACGCAGCCTGATCGTCAAGGTGCTCGTCTCGTCCTTCATCATCGTCTGCGGCACGCTCTTCGTCTTCTGGAGAGAG cTGCGTGACAACGAGATCACACCACGTGACACCACCATGACCTTCACCTGCTTCGTCTTCTTCGATATGTTCAACGCCCTCAGCTCTCGCTCACag acccGTATGGTACATGAGATAGGGTTGTGCAGTAACAGGACGTTCTGCTTCGCTGTACTCGCCTCCATCATGGGCCAGCTGCTCGTCATCTACTTCCCTCCACTGCAGAAAGTCTTTCAGACCGAGAGCCTCAGCATTCTGG ATCTGCTCTTCCTGGTCTGCCTGACGTCCTCCGTGTGCTTCGTGTCCGAACTCATAAAGATgctggagaggtggagaggaggaggagaaaaagcagaaaaagaggAGTGTGACTCTTTCCATGACGTATGA
- the atp2c1 gene encoding calcium-transporting ATPase type 2C member 1 isoform X2 translates to MLAESQTQSENETMVPVLTSKRASELPVNEVVCALQADLQFGLSDAEVSRRRAYHGWNEFEISEDEPLWRKYLSQFKDPLIMLLLASAVISVVMRQFDDAVSITVAIIIVVTVAFVQEYRSEKSLEELGKLVPPECHCVREGHLVHMLARELVPGDTVCLSVGERVPADLRLFEAVDLSVDESSLTGETTPCSKTVSPQMVSGDLTSRSNIAFMGTLVCSGKAKGIVIGTGESSEFGEVFKMMQAEESPKTPLQKSMDVLGKQLSLYSFCIIGVIMMVGWLQGKNILDMFTIGVSLAVAAIPEGLPIVVTVTLALGVMRMVNKRAIVKKLPIVETLGCCNVICSDKTGTLTKNEMTVTQIFTSDGQRAEVTGVGYNGAGEVLIDGKMVHGFSNISISKLVEAGCVCNDAVVRNNALMGRPTEGALIALAMKVGLESVQQEFVRLEEIPFSSEQKWMAVRCVHRTQQDKPGEFFVKGAFEKVIQFCKTYHSKGVSVPLSNQQRALYQQEKTYMGSAGLRVLAFASGAEMGSLTFLGLVGIIDPPRSGVKEAVTTLVSSGVSIKMITGDSQETAVAIANRLGLYAKGAQCLSGDEVDVMDIQELSQIVSRTVVFYRASPRHKLKIVKSLQNIGAVVAMTGDGVNDAVALKAADIGVAMGQSGTDVCKEAADMILVDDDFQTIMSAIEEGKGIYNNIKNFVRFQLSTSIAALTLISLATLMNFPTPLNAMQILWINIIMDGPPAQSLGVEPVDGDVIRKPPRNVRDSILTRSLIVKVLVSSFIIVCGTLFVFWRELRDNEITPRDTTMTFTCFVFFDMFNALSSRSQTRMVHEIGLCSNRTFCFAVLASIMGQLLVIYFPPLQKVFQTESLSILDLLFLVCLTSSVCFVSELIKMLERWRGGGEKAEKEECDSFHDV, encoded by the exons cTTGCAGAGAGTCAAACGCAGAGTGAAAATGAGACCATGGTCCCGGTACTAACATCCAAAAGAGCCAGTGAACTTCCTGTCAACGAAGTAGTGTGTGCGCTGCAG gccgACCTGCAGTTTGGTCTCTCTGATGCGGAGGTGAGCAGGAGGAGAGCGTATCACGGCTGGAATGAGTTTGAAATCAGCGAGGACGAGCCGCTCTGGAGGAAGTACCTGTCTCAG tttaagGATCCTCTCATCATGTTGCTCCTGGCGTCGGCGGTGATCAGCGTAGTGATGCGTCAGTTTGACGACGCCGTCAGCATCACCGTG GCCATCATCATCGTCGTTACTGTGGCCTTCGTGCAG GAATACCGCTCGGAGAAATCCCTGGAGGAATTGGGGAAGCTGGTGCCTCCGGAATGTCACTG tgtgagagagGGTCATCTGGTTCACATGCTGGCGAGGGAACTCGTACCTGGAGACACAGTTTGCCTGTCTGTGGGTGAGAGAGTCCCGGCTGACCTCCGCCTTTTTGAG gcagtAGATCTGAGTGTAGATGAGTCCAGTCTGACAGGTGAGACCACGCCCTGCTCTAAGACGGTCTCCCCTCAGATGGTCAGTGGAGATCTCACGTCCCGTAGCAACATCGCCTTCATGGGGACGCTGGTGTGCTCTGGCAAGGCCAAG GGCATCGTCATAGGTACGGGCGAGAGCTCCGAATTCGGAGAAGTCTTCAAAATGATGCAAGCGGAAGAG TCGCCTAAAACGCCGCTGCAGAAGAGCATGGACGTTCTCGGGAAGCAGCTCTCGCTCTACTCCTTCTGCATCATAG GTGTCATCATGATGGTGGGATGGCTGCAGGGGAAAAACATCCTGGACATGTTCACTATCGGAGTCAG cctggCGGTAGCCGCTATCCCTGAAGGCCTGCCCATCGTGGTGACGGTCACGCTCGCTCTGGGAGTGATGAGGATGGTGAACAAGAGAGCCATCGTCAAGAAGCTGCCCATAGTCGAGACACTGG GTTGCTGTAACGTGATCTGCTCGGATAAAACGGGAACGCTGACGAAGAACGAGATGACGGTCACGCAGATCTTCACCTCTGATGGACAGCGTGCGGAG gtgacaGGTGTGGGCTATAACGGAGCAGGTGAGGTGCTCATAGACGGGAAGATGGTTCACGGCTTCTCCAACATCTCCATCAGTAAACTCGTGGAG gctggctgtgtgtgtaacGACGCTGTAGTGAGGAACAACGCGCTGATGGGTCGACCCACAGAGGGCGCTCTCATCGCCCTGGCCATGAAG gTGGGACTGGAAAGCGTGCAGCAGGAGTTTGTGCGTTTGGAAGAGATCCCGTTCTCCTCGGAGCAGAAGTGGATGGCTGTTCGCTGCGTCCATCGCACTCAGCAG GACAAACCCGGAGAGTTTTTCGTGAAAGGAGCCTTCGAGAAAGTGATCCAGTTCTGCAAGACGTACCACAGTAAAGGCGTGTCAGTGCCGCTGAGTAACCAGCAGAGGGCGCTGTACCAGCAGGAGAAGACCTACATGGGCAGTGCGGGACTCAGAG TCCTCGCCTTCGCCTCAGGAGCTGAAATGGGTTCTCTGACGTTCCTCGGTCTGGTCGGCATCATCGATCCTCCGAGGTCGGGCGTTAAGGAAGCCGTGACGACGCTGGTCAGCTCCGGAGTGTCCATCAAGATGATCACCGGAGACTCTCAGGAGACGGCCGTGGCCATCG cgaaTCGTCTGGGTCTGTACGCTAAAGGAGCTCAGTGTTTGTCCGGAGACGAGGTGGATGTCATGGACATTCAGGAGCTCTCGCAGATCGTCTCCAGG acGGTGGTGTTTTACAGAGCAAGTCCCAGACACAAGCTGAAAATAGTCAAG TCTCTGCAGAACATCGGTGCCGTGGTGGCGATGACGGGCGACGGCGTGAACGACGCTGTAGCTCTGAAAGCGGCCGACATCGGCGTGGCGATGGGGCAGTCCGGCACGGACGTGTGTAAGGAAGCGGCGGACATGATCCTGGTGGACGACGACTTCCAGACCATCAT GTCAGCCATCGAGGAGGGAAAAGGCATTTACAACAACATCAAGAACTTTGTGCGTTTTCAGCTCAGCAC GAGTATCGCGGCTCTCACACTCATCTCTCTGGCCACGCTGATGAATTTCCCGACCCCCCTGAACGCCATGCAGATCCTCTGGATCAACATCATCATGGACGGACCTCCAGCTCAGAg TTTGGGCGTTGAGCCCGTGGACGGCGACGTGATCCGTAAACCTCCACGAAACGTGCGAGACAGCATCCTGACACGCAGCCTGATCGTCAAGGTGCTCGTCTCGTCCTTCATCATCGTCTGCGGCACGCTCTTCGTCTTCTGGAGAGAG cTGCGTGACAACGAGATCACACCACGTGACACCACCATGACCTTCACCTGCTTCGTCTTCTTCGATATGTTCAACGCCCTCAGCTCTCGCTCACag acccGTATGGTACATGAGATAGGGTTGTGCAGTAACAGGACGTTCTGCTTCGCTGTACTCGCCTCCATCATGGGCCAGCTGCTCGTCATCTACTTCCCTCCACTGCAGAAAGTCTTTCAGACCGAGAGCCTCAGCATTCTGG ATCTGCTCTTCCTGGTCTGCCTGACGTCCTCCGTGTGCTTCGTGTCCGAACTCATAAAGATgctggagaggtggagaggaggaggagaaaaagcagaaaaagaggAGTGTGACTCTTTCCATGACGTATGA